Part of the Listeria innocua genome is shown below.
GAATACATCATAATGTTGTGGTGTTAATTGGCGAACCGTTTCAAATCCAGCATTCATTGCTAACGGATTACCTGATAAAGTACCAGCTTGGTAGATAGAGCCGGCTGGAGCAATTTGTTCCATGATTTCTTTTTTACCACCATAAGCACCAACTGGTAGTCCACCACCAATCACTTTTCCTAAACAAGTAATATCAGGGGTTACAACATAGTATCCTTGGGCAGAATAATAGTCCACACGGAAGCCTGTCATAACTTCATCAAAAATTAGTAGCGCACCGTATTCGGTTGTTAGTTCTCGTAATCCTTCTAAGAAACCATCAATTGGAGGGACAACACCCATGTTTCCTGCAACTGGCTCCACGATAACAGCTGCTATTTCTTCACCAAATTTTTCAAAAGCTAGTTTGGCGCCTTCTACATCATTGTATGGAACAGTAATTGTATCAGCAGCAAGACCTTTTGTAACTCCAGGCGAGTCAGGTAATCCTAATGTTGCAACCCCTGAACCAGCTTTGATTAATAAAGAATCTCCGTGACCATGGTAACTTCCTTCAAATTTCAAGATTTTTTCTCTTTTCGTGTATCCACGAGCTAAACGAATAGCGCTCATTGTTGCTTCTGTTCCCGAAGAAACCATACGCACTATTTCGATAGATGGAACGCGCTCAATTACGAGTTTTGCTAGTTCTGTCTCAATTTCTGTAGGTGTACCAAAGCTAGTTCCTTTCATAGCTGCGTTTGTTATCGCATTAACAACAGAAGGATCCGCATGCCCTAA
Proteins encoded:
- the hemL gene encoding glutamate-1-semialdehyde 2,1-aminomutase, yielding MQNYIKSEKAFKEAKKVLPGGVNSPVRAFNSVDASPVFMDHGKGAYITDVDGNEYIDYVLSWGPLILGHADPSVVNAITNAAMKGTSFGTPTEIETELAKLVIERVPSIEIVRMVSSGTEATMSAIRLARGYTKREKILKFEGSYHGHGDSLLIKAGSGVATLGLPDSPGVTKGLAADTITVPYNDVEGAKLAFEKFGEEIAAVIVEPVAGNMGVVPPIDGFLEGLRELTTEYGALLIFDEVMTGFRVDYYSAQGYYVVTPDITCLGKVIGGGLPVGAYGGKKEIMEQIAPAGSIYQAGTLSGNPLAMNAGFETVRQLTPQHYDVFRSLIKRMEEGLTEISNRHEVPLSINKAGSMFGFFFTDQKVTNFDTAKTSDLEFFRNYYREMLAQGIFLPPSQFEGVFISTMHTEKEIDATLEAFDVTCKMLRG